The sequence CATCTTTTCCACCGTCGCCGAGAGCTCGGCGCGCTGTCCCTCGAGCTGGGTGCGGGCGGCGGTGAGATCGGCGACGGCCCGCTCCAGCGCCTCGACGCGCCGGGCCAGGGCCTTCCCCTCGTCTTCGGCCCGGGTGAGCTGGCGGCGGGTCAGCTCGAGTGCCTGCTCCCGCGCCGTCAGCTCCGACTGCGGGGCACAGCCGGCGACGAGGAGCAGGGCCAGTCCCGCCGCGGCCACCCTTCCCAATCCTCTGGGGGCACCCCTGTGCTCCATGATTGGCATCCAGATCATGACCGACCTCCTGGAATGAAGCGCCGCGGGAGCCTCCACGGCGAGGACACTCTAGCCGATCCCGGGAAGAAAATCCATGTCAGGCATCGGGGAGGCCCCCGTCAGGCGGCGGGACGGAACCGGAGAAGGCGCAGCCCGTTGGCCACGACCAGGAGGGTGTTCCCTTCGTGGCCCACGACCCCGACCGGCAGACTGATCACCCCGAGAACGGCGGAGAGGACCAGGGAAACGATGATGACCCCCGAGAGCCCCAGGTTCTGCCAGATGACCCGGCGGGCCTGCTGACTCAGGGCAAGCGCGTAGGCAAGCCTGGTCAGGTCATCCCCCATGAGGATGACGTCGGCCGTCTCGAGGGCCACATCGGACCCGGCGGCGCCCATCGCCACCCCCACGGTGGCCCGGGCCAGGGCGGGGGCGTCGTTCACCCCATCCCCCACCATCGCCACGTCCTGGTACCGCTGCCGCAGGGCCACCACCACCTCCGCCTTCGCTTCCGGCAACAGCTCGGCGTACACCTCATCCACGCCCGTCGCGGCCGCCACCGCTTGGGCCACGCGCGGGTTATCCCCCGTCAGCATCACGGTCGTCGTGACGCCGAGGTCTTTCAGCCGGCGGATGACGGCGGGAGCCTCGGACCGCACCTGGTCGGCCACCGCAATGAGGCCGCGCGTGCCTCCATCGGCGACGAAGATGACCGTCTTCCCCCCAACCTGCAACCGCTCCGCCGCCGCGCGGAGGGGAGCCGGAACCGGGATCTCGCGTTCGCCCAGGAACGCCTGGTTTCCGACCGCCACCACCCGGCCGTTCACCCGGGCCAGCACGCCGCGCCCCACGACCGCCTGCAGGTCCGCCGCCTCGGCCGGCACGATCCCCCGCCGCCGGGCCTCCGTCACCACCGCCTGGCCCAGGAGGTGCTCGGAGCGTCCCTCCACCGCCGCGGCCAGGCCGAGGACTTCCTGCGGGGAGGTGCCGTCGGCCGGCAGGATATCGGTGACGACGGGGATGCCTCGGGTGAGCGTCCCGGTCTTGTCGAGGGCCACCACTCGGACCCGCCCCAGCGCCTCCAGGTAGGCCCCCCCTTTGAAGAGGACCCCCTGCCGGGCCGCATTGGCAATCGCCGAGAGGACCGAGGCGGGGGTGGAGATGACCAGGGCGCAGGGGGAGCCCACCACCAGCAGCGTGATCGCCCGGTAGATGGCGGCGGCCGGCGGCACGTCGAAGGCCAGGACGGGCAGCACGGCCATGAGCACCGCCGCAGTCGCCACCCCGACCGCGTACGCGTTGCCGAACCGGTCGATGATCCGCTGGGCCGGGGCACGGCTGGCCTGCGCCTCCTCCACGAGCTGGATCACCTTGGCCAGCGTGGTCTCCGCGTGGGGCTTGGCGACCCGGATCTCCAGGGTTCCCTGCCCGTTGATGGTCCCGGCGAACACTCCCGACCCGATCCCCTTCGCGACCGGGACCGACTCGCCGGTGATGGGAGACTGGTCCACGGCCGAGTGGCCGTCCAGGACGACACCGTCGGCGGGGATCCGCTCCCCGGGCTTCACCAGGATCCGATCCCCGACCGCCAGATCCTCCACCGCAACCCGGACCGCCTTCCCCTGCCTGAGGACCGTCGCCTCGGCCGGCCGCAGGGCAATCAACGCCCGCAGGGCCTGCCGGGTCCGGTCCATGGCGTAGGATTCCAGCGCGTTGCTCAGGGAGAAGAGGAAGAGGAGGAC is a genomic window of Candidatus Methylomirabilis sp. containing:
- a CDS encoding heavy metal translocating P-type ATPase, whose protein sequence is MSRGALARDPARCADLLAEALTSYRGLRAVEVDWARGTITLRFEPDRLSPRSAERLAARLGREFGRRLSARNLAAAASDSPEVGNILRAELRARTGEPGLVLALDAKQLRLAYGEGEAGLAEVRRPLSAAAETSAGEVWRRRIPALRSGACLLFLLAGVGASWLALPLAVTRALYGLAYLSGGLVEARNAIRSLRSGVFDVNGLMVAAAIGAAAIGQWAEGAVLLFLFSLSNALESYAMDRTRQALRALIALRPAEATVLRQGKAVRVAVEDLAVGDRILVKPGERIPADGVVLDGHSAVDQSPITGESVPVAKGIGSGVFAGTINGQGTLEIRVAKPHAETTLAKVIQLVEEAQASRAPAQRIIDRFGNAYAVGVATAAVLMAVLPVLAFDVPPAAAIYRAITLLVVGSPCALVISTPASVLSAIANAARQGVLFKGGAYLEALGRVRVVALDKTGTLTRGIPVVTDILPADGTSPQEVLGLAAAVEGRSEHLLGQAVVTEARRRGIVPAEAADLQAVVGRGVLARVNGRVVAVGNQAFLGEREIPVPAPLRAAAERLQVGGKTVIFVADGGTRGLIAVADQVRSEAPAVIRRLKDLGVTTTVMLTGDNPRVAQAVAAATGVDEVYAELLPEAKAEVVVALRQRYQDVAMVGDGVNDAPALARATVGVAMGAAGSDVALETADVILMGDDLTRLAYALALSQQARRVIWQNLGLSGVIIVSLVLSAVLGVISLPVGVVGHEGNTLLVVANGLRLLRFRPAA